Within the Macaca nemestrina isolate mMacNem1 chromosome 5, mMacNem.hap1, whole genome shotgun sequence genome, the region aacttctgatctcaagcaatcttcttgccttaGCATCctgaactgctgggattacaggggtgagctgtCATGCCTGGCTTGTAATTGACTGACACCATCAAGGTTTCCTTCTCCAAGTGTGGACACAGCAGCAGATGCCCCTTGTCTCTTGGGTCAGGACACTGGGTAGAGTGGAATAGCAGGACAACAAAGTCACTGCAGAAAGTGCCCATGTGGAAGAGGTCCAGCAGGAAGGGCCAACTGACCCAGGGCCACCATATTTAAGGATAACTCCGCTTTCTGGGCAGGACTGTTCTGTGATTACTTTTGTATTCACAATAGTTCTGAAATCGTAGGATGATGAGACTCAAGACTGGCTGGgatttgttttcaaaaaaccatctccAAGATTTGTTGATCTTTCGAATGGTTTTTAGTGTTGCAATTTCCTTCAGAACTTAACTCATTCTTAACATTTCACAGTCTACTTTCAGTTATTAATGTACTAGTACccataaatatagaaatattgcAATCATTTATCCTCTGCAAAATATCCATCTTTTATAGTATAGATATTATATGCAATATATCTATATAGGTTATAAGTCCCAGAGAAaagtttttttcttatctttaaacaGTTCTATGAATATAAAGTAAGAGTAAATGACAGGAGCAAGATAGCCTTTGAACTTAGCTcaatatttaccatttttgatCATCTTCATCTTTTCTGATAATCTCATTTTCCACCTGGTATCATTTGTCTCTAgtctgaagaattttctttaccAGTTGTAATTGTACAGATCTGCTGGCGAGaaattctcttaattttcttttacctGAAATATCTCCTTATTTGCCTATCCTTGAAGGACATCtatgctggatatagaattcttacTTAACCTTTTTGTCCTccagcactttaaagatgttattctactttcttttgtttctatggTTTCTAATAAGAAGACATGGATCAGgacaagagaaacagagaaaccaGAACTGGGAAAATAACATGGTAGACCTAAAACTTGTCTTATCAATAATGACAAAAACCTATATGAATCAACCACTCTAATGAAGGGCAGAGATTGTGTGACTTGGTTTTAGAAAACACGGAACCCAACCATATGCTCTTTCCAGACATGcactttgtgtgtttgttttaatttaacttttatttttagttaaggGGCAtatgggcaggtttgttatataggtaaacttgtgtcatgggttttgttgtacagattatttctatACCCATTAGTAcccacccaagtattaagccttaGTACCCaatagctatttttcctgatcctctccctcctcccaccatccaCCCTCAAGtggaccccagtgtgtgttgttccccgcTACGTgcccatgtattctcatcatttagctcccacttataagtgagaacatgtgatatatagttttctcttcctgcgttagtttgctaagaataatggcctccaactccatccacgttcctgcaaaggacataatctcattcttttttatggctgtatagtattctacagtgtatatgtgccacagtttctttatccagtctaccattataggcatttaggttgactccaagtctttgctattgtgaatagtgcttcaataaacatatgtgtacatgtaagACATgcactttctttttatatttatcttattttactttaagttccaggatacatgtgcagaacatgcaggtttgttacatacgtgtagtctgccacggtggtttgctgcacccattcacccgtcctctaagttccctcccctcacccctgacTCCCCAACAGGCCTTGGTATGTGTTGCTCCtctcactgtgtccatgtgttctcatggttcagctcccacttaggagtgagaacatgcagtgttaggttttctgtgcccatgttagtttgctgaggaagatgacttccagcttcatccatgtttctgcaaaggacatgaactcattcctttttatggctgtgtagtattccatggtgtatatctaccacattttctttacccagacTATCATTAATGGGTatgtgggttggttccatgtctttgctattgaatacagtgcttcaataaacatacgtgtgcatgtgtctttatagtagaatgattcatattcctttgggtgtatacccagtaatggggttgctgggtcaaatagtatttctggttctagatctttgaggaatggTCACACCatcctccacaatggttgaactattttacattcccaccaacagtggaaaagcattcctttttctccacagtctcgccagcatctattgcttcttcactttttaataattgccattctgactggcaggAGATAGtacatcattgtggttttgatttgcttttctctaatgatcattgatattgagctttttttcatatgtttcttcttctgagaagtgtctgctcatatcttTTGACAATTTTTGATGGggctggttttttttcttgtaaatttgtttaagttccttgtaaacaAACATGTGAGCTCTCATCGTTCTTGTTTAAACACCTAACAGACATCCTAACCAGTGCCACatggcaagaaaatgaaatgagaccAATAGAaggacagggcatggtggctcatgcctgtaatcactgcaatttgggaggctgaggtgggaggatcacttgagttcaggagttggagaccagcctgatagTGAGATCTCATGTctaccaaataaaaataattttaaaagaaaaaagatcaatagataggaaaggaagaaacaaaagtcttttttttGTCACCAGCTTCCTTGCATATGTAGAAAACACTAAGAGATTCTGAAAAAGTCTCCGGAATTAATCATTGAATTTACAAAATAgttcataaaatatatgtaataagtCACTTAGACAAACATGAAAAGATACTAAACAATACTAGTTATCTAAGAagtgcaagttaaaaccacaatgagaagcCATCACACATCACCTAGAATAGGTAAAGTTAAAAAGACATATGATAAGTCTAAATACTGtcaagaatatggaaaaaaaaaggaatgtctgatattgctggtaggaatgcaaaaaaTGTAGCAGTCAACTTGTAAAGTAGTATGGCAATTTCTTATACAGCTACCCATCCACTACcacatgacctagcaattccacaaatatgtatttatcctaaagaaataaaaatgtaaggccACACTTGTAAGCAGTTATTTCTAGTGGCTTCATTAATAACAAACCCTAGCTGGAGGAATCCACATGTCAATCAACTAGAGAATAGAGAAACCAATGAATAAACTGGGATTCCAGCAATACTCAGCAGCTGCTCAGCAACAAAAATGAGTGAATGGCATCATCTCAAACATCGTTATGCTAAGTGAGAGACCAAACGAAGGACTACATAACATACGATTCCATTAAATTCTAGAAATTTCAGTATTGCAGTGACAGAAAACAGAGCGGTGGTTAAGTGAAGGGaaggggtgagggtgggaggcaAGGATTAAACTAAGGGGAGAGGAGGATGTGAGGGATGAGGGCAGAGAGAAGGGCTGAGGAAGCAGGAGGTGAGGACAAGGAGCAGGGGAAAGGACTCCAAAGCAGTGGAGGAGCCTAGCAGGGGGTTCTCCGCATTCGGTGTTTCTCTACTGGGCAGTGTGGTAGATACACGACTATAAATAATTACCAATATTCACCAAAAACCGCAGCTAAAACTGGTGAATTTTATTACACGTAAACGCcctaattaggaaaaaaaaaaaaaaggtgggggaggGTAGGGGaggcaaaaataaagacatttttagatcATCAAAGCCATAGGATTCATTTCCTAGGGCTCCTGTACCACATGTAAttttaaaggaagttcttcagggtGAAGGGAAATTATACTAGATGGTGACCCTGATACACAGAAAGGAACAATTAACAACAGGACTGATGCACATACACATGTCACATTCAcactcattttcttaatttcctgaaGACATATGGCTGCTTGtctaaaacaaaaagtattacACTGTATCATTGAGTTTATAATATAGATTGGtgtaatatataaaacaataatagcaTAATGTTAGGTTAAATGAAGCTACACTGTTACAAGTTTCCTCTATTTTGCCGGGTGTCATTTAATATAATCTGAATTTCACTGTGAAAAGCCAAGGAATTGGGTTTCCATTCTTACAACAGTAAAAAATTAGTGTAAAGAAATATAGCCAAAAGCCACTAGGAGAATTAAAATCATAAACTACAAAATGTTTATTTGACACATAAGGAAGTAGTAGAGgaggaacagaaacaaaaagagatgAGACGAATTGAAAACATATAGCAAACTGTAGACCAGAATCCAGCCATAGTAAGTGAAGAAATGACAGGACTTTGCTCACATTAGCAGGACCGCTGAGCACTGTGGGGAGAACAGACATGGGCAGGAGGTGAGGGACAGTGTTAGTGCCACAATTCAGGAGTGACAGGGTAGCGGGGACTAAGGGGAAGGGGAGGTGTGAGGGATGAGAGGGGCAGACAGAAGGGCTGGAGAAGTAGGAggtgaggaaaaggagagaggaaagaattcTAAAGCAGTGGAAGAGCCTAGCAGGGCGTTCTTTGCATTCGGTATTCAATACATTTTGTTGGACTTCCTAAAAGCTAATTGGTTCCTTacgattttaaaaaaaagagttacaaaaATACCAAGTGTCCAGATAAAATATGCACACTGCTTAGATGTGCAGAGTTTAGGAAAACAGGCAGTGCTTGAGCGTCCGTGAAGAGCATTGGGACTGTATGGAGCACTCGCGACTTTGAGGTGATGACTACAGGCTCCCGGTTGCAATACACAGTAACAAACCCTGCTTCTTTGTATTCAGGAGATGTTCTGGACTCACAGGGAAACTCCGGGCTAAGGAATGAAGGTAATTTTAAAGGCAACAACCCAGAGCCACAGATCCATAGTCTGGGAAAGTAAAACTTAAGAGTTTTGTAATGCTGTTTTGACACAGGTCTGTTACAAATTGGAATTCTAATCATTCAGGGATTATCAACATTGTGCTACCTACTGCattaataaacaaaaaggaaacttcGTCTCCATGAGAATCTCTACGTGGTGGCTTCAGACAAAACTTCACCAGGTTTAGAGagaaaacccctgtctctacaccTCCATTCCCAGGGCGAGCTCACTCTCTGGCATCAAGTTCCCTGTGgtcagtttccctgcacaaaggTCCAAGGGGAGAGGTaggagtgggaggcagggagtCCAGTTCAGGGACGGGGATTCCAGGACAAGTAGTGAAGGGGAAGGGCCTGGGCGCAGCCTGGGGGTCTCTCCCTGGTTTCCACGACAGATCCTCGTCCAGGACTCAGGCAGACAGTGTGACAAAGAGGCTTGGTGTAGGAGAAGAGGGATCAGGACGAAGTCCTAGGTCTCGGGCGTGGCCCTCAGGGTCTCGGGCCTTATCTGCATTGGGGAAGCGAGAGCTGGGGATTCCCCACTCCCCTAGTTTCACTTCTTCTCCCAACCTGTGTCGGGTCCTTCTTCCAGGATACTCGTGATGCGTCCCCAGTTCCCACTCTCATTGGGTGTCGGATGTCTAGAGAAGCCAATCAGTGTCGTCGCGGTCTCAGTTCTAAAGTCCCCACGCAATCACCAGGGCTCAGAGTTTCCTCAGATGCCGAGGGTGCGGGTCTTGGCGCCCCGAAccctcctcctgctgctctcGGGGTCCCTGGCCCTGACCGAGACCTGGGCCGGTGAGTGCGGGGTCGGGAGGGAAACGGCCTCTGCGGGGAGGAGCGAGGGGACCGCAGGCGGGGGCGCAGGACCCGGGGAGCTGCGCGGGGAGGAGGGTCGGGCGGGTCTCAGCCTCTCCTCGCCCCCAGGCTCGCACTCCATGAGGTATTTCACCACCGCCATGTCCCGGCCCGACCGCCGTGAGCCCTGGCATCTCGAAGTCGGCTACGTGGACGACACGCAGTTCGTGCGGTTCGACAGCGACGTCGAGAGTCCGAGGATGGAACCGTGGGCGCCGTGGATGGAGCAGGAGGGGCCGGAGTATTGGGAAGAGGAGACACGGAGAGCCAAGGCCAACGCACAGACTTTCCGAGGGAACCTGCGGACCGCGCTCCGCTACTACAACCAGAGCGAGGCGGGTGAGTGGCCCCGGCCCGGGGCGCATGTCACgatccctccccatcccccacggACGGCCCGGGTGGCCCCGAGTCTCCGGGTCCGAGATCCGCCCCGAGACCGCGGGACCCGCCCAGACCCTCGACCGGGGAGAGCCCCAGGCGCCTTTACCCGGCTTCGTTTTCAGTTTAGGCCAAAATCCCCGCGGGGTGgtcggggcggggcggggctcgGTGGGCGGGGCTGACCGCGGGGGCGGGGCCAGGGTCTCACACCCTCCAGTGGATGTATGGCTGCGACCTGGGACCCGACGGGCGCCTCCTCCGCGGGTATCACCAGTTCGCCTACGACGGCAAGGATTACATCGCCCTGAACGAGGACCTGCGCTCCTGGACCGCCGCGGACATGGCGGCTCAGAACACCCAGCGCAAGTGGGAGGCGGCCCGTGCGGCGGAGCAGTGGAGAGCCCAGCTGGAGGGCAAGTGCGTGGAGTGGCTCCGCAGATACCTGGAGAACGGGAAGGAGACGCTGCAGCGCGCGGGTACCAGGGGCAGTGGGGAGCCTTCCCCATCACCTCTAGATCGCCCGGGATGGCCTCCCATGAGGAGGGGAGGAAAATGGGATCCGCGCTAGAATGTCCCCTCCCTTGAATGGAGAATGGCGTGAGTTTCCCTGATTTCCTCTGAGGGCCCCCTCCGCTCTCTAGGACAGTTAAGGGATGACGTCTCTGAGGAAATGGAGGGGAAGACAGTCCCTAGAATACAGATCAGGGGTCCCCTTTGACTCCTGCAGCAGCCTTGGGCACCATGTATTTTTCTCTCAGGCCTTGTTCTCTGCCTCACACTCAATATGTTTGAAGGTCTGATTCCAGCTTTTCTGAGTCCCTCGGCCTCCACTCAGGTCAGGACCAGAAGTCGCTGTTCCTCCCTCAGAGTCTAGAACTCTCTAAGGAATAGGAGATTATCCCAGGTGGCCTGTGTCCAGGCTGATGTCTTGATTCTGTgcttcctcccccaccccaggtgTCCTGTCCATTCTCAGGGTGGTCACATGGGTGCTGCTGGGGTGTCCCATGAGAGATGCAAAGTGCCTGAATTTTCTGACTCTCCCCATCAGATCCCCCAAAGACACACGTGACCCACCATCCCGTCTCTGACCATGAGGCCACCCTGAGGTGCTGGGCCCTGGGCTTCTACCCTGCGGAGATCACACTGACCTGGCAGCGGGATGGGGAGGAACAAACTCAGGACACCGAGCTTGTGGAGACCAGGCCAGTAGGAGATGGAACCTTCCAGAAGTGGGGAGCTGTGGTGGTGCCTTCTGGAGAAGAGCAGAGATACACGTGTCATGTGCAGCACCAGGGGCTGCCGGAGCCCCTCACCCTGAGATGGGGTAAGGAGGGGGATGAGGGGTCATGTCTCTTCTCAGGGAAAGCAGGAGCCCTTCTGGAGCCCTTCAGCAGGGTCAGGGCCCCTcaccttcccctcctttcccagaGCCATCTTCCCAGTCCACCATCCCCATCGTGGGCATTGTTGCTGGCCTGGCTGTCCTAGCAGTTGTGGTCACCGGAGCTGTGGTCGCTGCTGtgatgtggaggaggaagagctcaGGTAGGGAAGGGGTGAGGAGTGGGGTCTGGGTTTTCTTGTCCCACTGGGGGTTTCAAGCCCCAGGTAGAGTTCCCTGCCTCATTCCTGGGAAGCAGCATCCACACAGGGGCTAACCCAGCCTGGGACCCTGTGTGCCAGCACTTACTCTTTTGTGCAGCACATGTGACAAAGAAGGACAGATATATCACCTTGATGATTATGGTAGTGGGGTCCTGATTCCAGCATTCATGAGTCAAGGGAAGGTCCCTGCTAAGGACAGACCTTAGGAGGGGAGTTGGTCCAGGACACACACCTGCTTTCCTCCTGTTTCCTGATCTGGGTCTGTAGTCATCATTCTGGAAATTTCTCTTGGGTCCAAGAAGAGGAGGTTCCTCTAAGATCTTATGGCCCTGCTTCCTCTCAGTCCCCTCACAGGATATTTTCTTCCCACAGGTGGAAAAGGAGGGAGCTACTCTCAGGCTGCGTGtaagtggtgggggtgggagtgtggAGGAGCTCACCTATCCCATAATTCCTCCTGTCCCATGTCTCCTGAGGGCTCTGACCAGCTCCTGTTTTTGTTCTATCCCAGCCAGCGACAGTGCCCAGGGCTCTGATGTGTCTCTCACGGCTTGAAAAGGTGAGATTCTTGGGGTCTAGAGTGGGGGGCGGGGGACAGAGGGGAAAGGCCTGGGTAATGGACATTCTTTGATTGGGACGTTTCAAGTGTGTGGTGGCTGTTCAGAGTGTCATCACTTACCATGACTGACTTGAATTTGTTCATGATTTGTTTTCTGTAGCCTGAGGTAACTGTCTTGTGTGGGACTGAGATGCAGGATTTCTTCACGCCTCCCTTTTGTGACTTTAAGAGACTCTGGCATCTCATTCTGCAAAGGCATCTGAATGTGTCTGCGTCTCTGTTAGCATAATGTGAGGAGGTGGAGAGACAGCCCACCCCGTGTCCACCGTGACCCCTGTTCCCACGCTGACCTGTGTTTCCTCCCCAGTCATCTTTCCTGTTCCAGAGAGCTGGGTCTGGATGTCTCCATCTCAGTCTCAACTTTATGTGCACTGAGCTGCAACTTCTTACTTCCCTACTGAAAATAAGAATctgaatataaatttgttttctcaaatatttgcTATGTGAGGTTGATGGATTAATTAAATAAGTCAAATCCTAGAATCTGAGAGAGCAAATAAAGACCTGAGAACCTTCCAGAATCTGCATGATCCCTGTGTTGAGTCTGTTGCAGGTGAGGATGGAGAAGGCTGTGAGTAGCCCAGTGTGGACTGGGCCTGTGCCTAGTTGCTGTTCAGTTCTTCCTGGGCTTTATGTGGTCAGTCCTCAGCTGGGTCACCTTCACTGCTCCGTCGTCCTTGTCCCTTCAGTGGAAACTTGTCCAGCGGGAGCTGTGACCACAGAGGCTCAAACATCGCCCAGGGCGGCCCCTGCACATGGGGGTCTCTGTGTATTCTGAGACACATGTTGAGAGCCATTCACCTCCTGCCCTGCTTCTAGAGCTTCTGTTCTGCTCTGctctcctgccctctctccctgccctggTTCTAGCGATCTTGGTGCTGAATCCAATCCCAACTCATGAATCTATAAAGCAGAGTCTAATTTAGACTTACATTTGTCTCTGGAATTGGACCCATCATCAAGGACTGCTCTTTCCTGAAGAGAGAACCTGGTTGTGAGTTGCAGtgtgctggggtggggggtgcgGGGGGGCATTGCTGTAAAAAGAGGGATGGGGGAGAGAAAACACACAAGCAGCATTGCTGAGAAAAACATAAGCGGCCTCTATCTCAGTGTGAGGGGCCCTTGTGCTGTAGCTGCCACAAAGCAGCATTTGGCCTGAGGCTATGTTAATAAAGATACTGCCTTTAGAATAGGGAGGTGCTCTACAGTGATCATTCATTCAACTGACCTTTGTTGTTGGCCAGACATAGGACAGAATGGTTCTGCATCTGGGAACACCATTgaagtaaaatcagaaaaatctcTGGCCTTTTGTAGGGTATGTTCCAGTGGGAAGAGGCAGACGTTAGATACGCTATAACCAGAGTAAGGCAGGAAAGTGCTAGAAGGTGGTAAGTGCTGTGAGGCAGGTGATCCAGGATGTGGGCAGTGGGGACAGGGAAGGTGGCTGTTGTGCTGGGTGGTCAGTGTGTGCCTTGTTGCAAAGGTGACTTGAGGAAGGATTTGAGGGACATGAGGATGTCTGGGGAAGTTCTTTCCAGACAGAGGAACCTCCAGTCCAAATGCACTATGGCAGGAAGGTGTCTGTGTTCCCAGAAGAGCAAGGAGGCCAGGAGGGCTGGACAGAGAGAAACTGAGGTGAGGTTAGAGGTGCGGCCAGAGCAGGTGGGCTTGAGGAAAATGGGGTTGGATCTGACCTTTACTCTGAGTGGGATGAAGAGTCAGAGGACAGTTTTGAGCAGAAGAGGGCCATGATATAACTTCTCTTCTAAAATGATCTCTGACTGCTGTGCTGAGAACAGAATTGAGACGTGAGGGACGAGGGAGGCAGAAGGGAAAACAGTAGGAAGCGAGTGCAGTATTCCAGGCTGGAGATGTCGGTTACCTTGACTAGGGCATGAGAAGGGGAAAGAGTGGGACGTGAGCATTTGAAGATGCATTTGAAGATGGACTCACAGTATTTGCCAATGGATTGTATCTGTGGTGTGAGAAAGACGAATCAAGGACACACATAGTTGTAAAATGAGTGAGTAGAAGGAAGGGTGGAGCTGCTGTCAGTGGAGATGGGGAGACTCCGGCAGGAGCATACTGAGGAGGGGGCATCACAGGCACTCAGTGGAGATGTCTACTAGGAATGCAGGTGGGGGAGCTGGGGTGGAATTTGGACAGACAACTCCAGAGTttagaggaaaggagaaatagactgGGCAGGAGAAACAGATTTAGGAGGTCACACCATATAAACGATACTTAAAACCTCAAGCATGGAAGAGGGCCCCCAAGGCAGTGATTGACTGTGGAAAaga harbors:
- the LOC139363454 gene encoding class I histocompatibility antigen, Gogo-B*0103 alpha chain-like isoform X1, with the translated sequence MRPQFPLSLGVGCLEKPISVVAVSVLKSPRNHQGSEFPQMPRVRVLAPRTLLLLLSGSLALTETWAGSHSMRYFTTAMSRPDRREPWHLEVGYVDDTQFVRFDSDVESPRMEPWAPWMEQEGPEYWEEETRRAKANAQTFRGNLRTALRYYNQSEAGSHTLQWMYGCDLGPDGRLLRGYHQFAYDGKDYIALNEDLRSWTAADMAAQNTQRKWEAARAAEQWRAQLEGKCVEWLRRYLENGKETLQRADPPKTHVTHHPVSDHEATLRCWALGFYPAEITLTWQRDGEEQTQDTELVETRPVGDGTFQKWGAVVVPSGEEQRYTCHVQHQGLPEPLTLRWEPSSQSTIPIVGIVAGLAVLAVVVTGAVVAAVMWRRKSSGGKGGSYSQAACKWWGWECGGAHLSHNSSCPMSPEGSDQLLFLFYPSQRQCPGL
- the LOC139363454 gene encoding class I histocompatibility antigen, Gogo-B*0103 alpha chain-like isoform X2 — its product is MRPQFPLSLGVGCLEKPISVVAVSVLKSPRNHQGSEFPQMPRVRVLAPRTLLLLLSGSLALTETWAGSHSMRYFTTAMSRPDRREPWHLEVGYVDDTQFVRFDSDVESPRMEPWAPWMEQEGPEYWEEETRRAKANAQTFRGNLRTALRYYNQSEAGSHTLQWMYGCDLGPDGRLLRGYHQFAYDGKDYIALNEDLRSWTAADMAAQNTQRKWEAARAAEQWRAQLEGKCVEWLRRYLENGKETLQRADPPKTHVTHHPVSDHEATLRCWALGFYPAEITLTWQRDGEEQTQDTELVETRPVGDGTFQKWGAVVVPSGEEQRYTCHVQHQGLPEPLTLRWEPSSQSTIPIVGIVAGLAVLAVVVTGAVVAAVMWRRKSSGGKGGSYSQAASSDSAQGSDVSLTA